A section of the Struthio camelus isolate bStrCam1 chromosome 18, bStrCam1.hap1, whole genome shotgun sequence genome encodes:
- the SNPH gene encoding syntaphilin isoform X2: MSLPGSRRSSTGSRRRPSPPGRDTYGTSSLSSSSNSGSCKGSDSSPTPRRPAKYNLCSDNHGIKPPTPEQYLTPLQQKEVCIRHLRARLKDTQERLQDRDAEIEDLKTQLSRMQEDWIEEECHRVEAQLALKEARKEIKQLKQVIDTVKNNLMEKDKGLQKYFVDINIQNKKLETLLHSMEIAQNGALKEEGAGESAGGSPARSLTRSSTYTKLSDQAAGDRNGGGSQTISVDEGADSGFAAADEVLSRTDWPEPRAEEAAPREPPARLPASSTYEKLLGSQPGVEAGVQASCMQERAIQTDFVHYQPDLDTILEKVIKSQACSLGSPTSAWVSEMEDLPPGSDPPNFSGAVDLVAPDANTTVVVMAGAGAEAGAGKRDSPGLAPHNPAVHQPCSTSPSVAITCAVEEEAAETSHDAVPSKSYWSRHFIVDLLAVVVPAVPTVAWLCRSQRRQGQPIYNISSLLRGCCTVALHSIRKISCRSVSHPGAGGSSQL, from the exons GCGGCCTGCCAAATACAACCTGTGCAGTGACAACCATGGGATAAAGCCTCCGACGCCAGAGCAGTACCTGACGCCCCTGCAGCAGAAGGAGGTCTGCATTAGGCATCTGCGAGCTCGGCTGAAGGATACGCAGGAGCGGCTGCAGGACAG AGATGCTGAGATCGAGGACCTGAAAACCCAGCTATCGCGGATGCAGGAGGACTGGATCGAGGAGGAGTGCCACCGTGTGGAGGCCCAGCTGGCGCTCAAGGAGGCCCGCAAGGAGATCAAGCAGCTGAAGCAGGTCATCGACACGGTGAAGAACAACCTGATGGAGAAGGACAAGGGGCTCCAGAAATACTTTGTAGACATCAACATCCAGAACAAGAAGCTGGAGACGCTGCTGCACAGCATGGAGATCGCGCAGAACGGGGCcctgaaggaggagggggccggTGAGTCGGCGGGGGGCTCACCTGCCCGCTCCCTCACCCGCAGCTCCACCTACACCAAGCTGAGCGACCAGGCTGCCGGTGACCGCAACGGTGGCGGCTCGCAGACCATCTCGGTGGACGAGGGGGCCGACAGCGGCTTCGCAGCTGCGGACGAGGTGCTGAGCCGCACGGACTGGCCGGAgccccgcgccgaggaggcggcaCCGCGTGAGCCCCCCGCCCGGCTCCCTGCCAGCTCCACCTACGAGAAGCTCCTGGGGTCGCAGCCCGGCGTGGAGGCCGGCGTGCAGGCCAGCTGCATGCAGGAGCGGGCCATCCAGACGGACTTTGTGCACTACCAGCCCGACCTGGACACCATCCTGGAGAAGGTGATAAAGTCCCAGGCCTGTAGCCTAGGCAGCCCCACTTCAGCGTGGGTGTCGGAAATGGAAGACCTACCACCTGGCTCAGATCCGCCAAATTTCTCCGGGGCCGTGGACCTGGTGGCCCCGGATGCCAATACCACCGTAGTGGTGATGGCAGGAGCTGGGGCCGAGGCGGGGGCCGGCAAGCGGGACAGCCCGGGGCTGGCGCCCCACAACCCTGCCGTGCACCAGCCCTGCAGCACCAGCCCGTCCGTGGCCATCACGTGCGCCgtggaggaggaggcggcggagaCGAGCCACGACGCTGTCCCGTCCAAGAGCTACTGGAGCCGCCACTTCATTGTGGATCTGCTGGCGGTGGTGGTGCCGGCGGTGCCCACGGTGGCCTGGCTGTGCCGCTCGCAGCGGAGGCAGGGCCAGCCCATCTACAACATCAGCTCgctgctgcggggctgctgcACCGTGGCCCTGCACTCCATCCGCAAGATCAGCTGCCGCTCCGTCAGCCAcccgggcgccgggggcagctccCAGCTCTAA
- the SNPH gene encoding syntaphilin isoform X3 — translation MSLPGSRRSSTGSRRRPAKYNLCSDNHGIKPPTPEQYLTPLQQKEVCIRHLRARLKDTQERLQDRDAEIEDLKTQLSRMQEDWIEEECHRVEAQLALKEARKEIKQLKQVIDTVKNNLMEKDKGLQKYFVDINIQNKKLETLLHSMEIAQNGALKEEGAGESAGGSPARSLTRSSTYTKLSDQAAGDRNGGGSQTISVDEGADSGFAAADEVLSRTDWPEPRAEEAAPREPPARLPASSTYEKLLGSQPGVEAGVQASCMQERAIQTDFVHYQPDLDTILEKVIKSQACSLGSPTSAWVSEMEDLPPGSDPPNFSGAVDLVAPDANTTVVVMAGAGAEAGAGKRDSPGLAPHNPAVHQPCSTSPSVAITCAVEEEAAETSHDAVPSKSYWSRHFIVDLLAVVVPAVPTVAWLCRSQRRQGQPIYNISSLLRGCCTVALHSIRKISCRSVSHPGAGGSSQL, via the exons GCGGCCTGCCAAATACAACCTGTGCAGTGACAACCATGGGATAAAGCCTCCGACGCCAGAGCAGTACCTGACGCCCCTGCAGCAGAAGGAGGTCTGCATTAGGCATCTGCGAGCTCGGCTGAAGGATACGCAGGAGCGGCTGCAGGACAG AGATGCTGAGATCGAGGACCTGAAAACCCAGCTATCGCGGATGCAGGAGGACTGGATCGAGGAGGAGTGCCACCGTGTGGAGGCCCAGCTGGCGCTCAAGGAGGCCCGCAAGGAGATCAAGCAGCTGAAGCAGGTCATCGACACGGTGAAGAACAACCTGATGGAGAAGGACAAGGGGCTCCAGAAATACTTTGTAGACATCAACATCCAGAACAAGAAGCTGGAGACGCTGCTGCACAGCATGGAGATCGCGCAGAACGGGGCcctgaaggaggagggggccggTGAGTCGGCGGGGGGCTCACCTGCCCGCTCCCTCACCCGCAGCTCCACCTACACCAAGCTGAGCGACCAGGCTGCCGGTGACCGCAACGGTGGCGGCTCGCAGACCATCTCGGTGGACGAGGGGGCCGACAGCGGCTTCGCAGCTGCGGACGAGGTGCTGAGCCGCACGGACTGGCCGGAgccccgcgccgaggaggcggcaCCGCGTGAGCCCCCCGCCCGGCTCCCTGCCAGCTCCACCTACGAGAAGCTCCTGGGGTCGCAGCCCGGCGTGGAGGCCGGCGTGCAGGCCAGCTGCATGCAGGAGCGGGCCATCCAGACGGACTTTGTGCACTACCAGCCCGACCTGGACACCATCCTGGAGAAGGTGATAAAGTCCCAGGCCTGTAGCCTAGGCAGCCCCACTTCAGCGTGGGTGTCGGAAATGGAAGACCTACCACCTGGCTCAGATCCGCCAAATTTCTCCGGGGCCGTGGACCTGGTGGCCCCGGATGCCAATACCACCGTAGTGGTGATGGCAGGAGCTGGGGCCGAGGCGGGGGCCGGCAAGCGGGACAGCCCGGGGCTGGCGCCCCACAACCCTGCCGTGCACCAGCCCTGCAGCACCAGCCCGTCCGTGGCCATCACGTGCGCCgtggaggaggaggcggcggagaCGAGCCACGACGCTGTCCCGTCCAAGAGCTACTGGAGCCGCCACTTCATTGTGGATCTGCTGGCGGTGGTGGTGCCGGCGGTGCCCACGGTGGCCTGGCTGTGCCGCTCGCAGCGGAGGCAGGGCCAGCCCATCTACAACATCAGCTCgctgctgcggggctgctgcACCGTGGCCCTGCACTCCATCCGCAAGATCAGCTGCCGCTCCGTCAGCCAcccgggcgccgggggcagctccCAGCTCTAA